Below is a genomic region from Castanea sativa cultivar Marrone di Chiusa Pesio chromosome 2, ASM4071231v1.
cttgtaacttaacattctaataaaatattaatttaataagatgcaacgtgagaaaaaaaatgtgggttttgtgagatttaagtttaaaaaattctgatgatagacttttagtttgaatagaatttaatttgttaaaatttaaatgatgaaattttatctaaattaaaccattattaAATACTATCTCctaatttgagaaaatatatcctaacaaaaaatataaattaaattgttcttaaaatattgataatagacttttagttggagtagaatttaaatttctaaaacttagATGATAAAGTTTTATCCTTAGTCAtaatgtgggttttttttgtattttttttagaaagaaaatgtgGGTTTGTGTGagatttaattttagaaatttttcatAATAGAATTTagattgaatagaatttaatttgttgaaatttaaatgacaatGTTTTACTTAAATTAAATAGTTGTTAAGTTTATCctttaatttgaggaaatatataacctaacaaattatataaaattaatttactaattagtgagAGTAGCCATTTGGCACAATTATGGcttctaagcccaacttttattatataataataataatatttgatatgatgtgtgtgaagctccctcttaaAGATTTGAACACAGTCTTACCCCGATTTCCACCCCCACAATAACTTGTAATTGTGGAATGACCATCATCACACTAAGGGCacgtttggtagactgtaataaTGATTACATAGGAATAGGAATATGTATTACAAGGAATGCAAGATGctgtaatgtaataattattcctATTCAGTTGTTTGGTAACCCTCCAGTAATAGAACCTTGAATCTGTATTCCACATGTTTGGTACAACATCTTAACACGATGTAATGAAAGCCTTTTAAATCAAATTGCCTAAAATGCccttattataataaatacattttttataagGATTACTTTAATAAACCCAATCTTGAAGGAAACctctaatgattttttttttttttggtttaataatcccaattttttttgggattacTTTCATTTCATTGCATTAAAATTAACTTGtcttttttttgcttctcaACGTGTCTTCTTCTCAACGTTGTCTCAAACCTGTAAAATTTGCCCAACAAACAGTATCACTATttcattattcttttaattGTAAATACTACCAACAACTAAATATCTTAGTTCTCTTCTTCTGGTTCCTTTACACAATTAACCAAATTAAGTTCTTTTTGCTCCCACTCAGCCTTGGAGTCTTCGATTTCGTTCTTGGACTGTTGACTTGTATTCATAAGAACATCAATCTCATGTTTTGCATCATTAAGCATGCTTTCATACTTCTCATTTTTTGCTTTCAAAACCAACTTTAGAACTTGTATCTGGGTCTCATCATTTTCATATATGTAGTTAACAGGAGAGTCGGCACTGCTACGGCAGTGCCTTAGGTACATGTAACTAAAAGTACCCTGTACCAAAACCATTTAAACATTTAGACACCAACTATGAGCCTAGGAATATATTGAATAACACCAAATGAACATTAAAGCCAACTATAGTGCAATGCCTTCAGGCATGACCTCAAACTAGACCTGACACCCCACCATGTTCCTAGCATTTTTAGCTAGAGCATTAGCAACAAAATTTCAAGGAGCACATGAATGAAATCAAAGAATAGGAAAGATGaaactaaatattaaataacCACTGAAAAGTCTTAACAGGGCCAAATtatatcaaatatcaataacATAACATCccatttatctaaaaaaaacaccacaatcaTCCAAAATTCTTAAGAGCCCCGTGTTCAAGtgggataaaaaaaaagcataaatgCAAATTGAATTTTCCAACCTTTGTCAACCACTCAAAAGTCACCATTAATAAAACCTTTCACCCATTCTTCCTTCTCAACATCCAGAATGTTCAAGAAAACATCTATTAGTTCATGTTGACAAGCAATCAATTTAGTTGCCTTGTGACGCTCCTTTGTTGTAACGCCAAGTAGTTTTAGTAATTCATCATTGATTTTGGACCTGCTTTCAGTTGCTACTACTCCAATGACCGCCTTGCTAAGGTTATCTTATGCATCCTTTAACTGAGCGACAAGAATGATTGTAACTTCTTTCATCGCTTCTACCATATTATCTTCACCACAttgaattcttcttttcttttttcgagCATTTTATTCTTCCCCGTTACTGCCAGGGGTGGGAATTTGCGTGCAGTCCACGTCTTCAAGAATATCATCTAATTTGTCATCATTTTTCTCTACTTCTAGTTCTTCAACAACATCGGCAGGTGCTTGAGCATCTTTACCAGTAGCATGGTCTTTTGCATACACAATGCAAAGGTCTTCATAGTGTGGAAATGATTTGTTTCTACAAGCAGCTGCTCCCTTATGACTCTACAAAACAATtgacaaaaatatgaaaatggcaagataaaattaaataaattatgttaaaCCAAAAGAGATAAAATACATGGATCTATAAGATAGTGAACTCTTACCTGCACATATACATCCCATACATCATTTTCAGTAGTAATACACTTCCTTATAGTGTCCCATCCAAACCCACTTGTGTTAGGCCCAATCAACATTTCATGGATAACTTGAAATTCTCTTTTCAAAGTCCTCAATCTTGACTCAATATGTGGTTTCACTCTTAAGCTAGCATTAGGTAATTTGGTAGAAATCTTTCCTTCCAAGATTTTCAAATATCTGAGTTTAAACTTATTTTCAAGACTACCTTCTTTTTCATGGTGGTATTCTACCAAAGCCTCCACTAGTTTTATATCTTCAGCAGGAGCCCACTTTCGTTTAGAAGGATTTTGAGAATCAAGTACAGTTGTTTCCATATCCCTCCAAATACTAACAATAAAATGGcaagataataaaataatatgcagAAGTTTAGACACACATAATAAACAGTTTAACAccaatgcaataaaaaaattattaacgcAAGGAAACAATACTTGAATAAGTCACAGATCAAAGTATTATATTAGTAAACTATATTTCTATCCTATTTCTCCATGTATTAAACATTTCATTTGCCAAATTGGTTCTCTATGCACTCCATTCATTTGAAGTCTCAATATGTGTTATTGGGTCACCATTAATTCCTTCTGTCAACTGCTCATCATTGTCCAATTCATCTTCTACTGGGTCCAGAGGCATCACTCCCCTTATGAAGTTATGGAAAAGGCAACACGCcataataatttgattttgtgtCTTAATTGGGAAGAATGAAGGACTCCTAAGAATAGGCCATCAAATTTTAAGCAATCCAAAACATCTCTCTATAACATTCCTAGCTGAAgaatgtttcatattaaagaaCTCTTCTGGGGTTCTTGGTTGATGGTCATCTCTCCAATCATTTAAGTGATATTGTTGTCCTTTATATGGGGCAAGAAATTCCTCACCATTTGTGTAGCTAGCATCAACAAGATAGTAATAACCTATATATTGTAATGTCTTTAGTATAATGGgtgtataataattttaaaaataataatataattagtaggcaatctatttttcttactaTGGGGAACTCTCAATCCATTCCTTCTACTTATTGCATTTCGAAGCACTCTACCATTAGCAGTAGAGCCTTCCCAACCAggcaaaacataaataaattgcATGTCTTGTGAGCAAACTCCTAGTACATTTGTGGCAATCTCCCCCTTACGGTTTCGGTATCTAGGTTTGTCTTCTAAAGGCACTCTCACCCTAATATATGTTCCATCTAATGCACCTAAACAATTCTgtagttaccaaaaaaaaaaatgcaatcaacaaattattcaatttttctacttcataacttgaaaagaaaattcacGTTGTTGGATACCTTAAACCATTTCCATCTCTCATCAAAAGAATTTTCTGGAATTGGCTTTAGTTTCTTAAATAGCTCTCCTTGTAAACGTATGATAGCATGTAACACG
It encodes:
- the LOC142623890 gene encoding uncharacterized protein LOC142623890, translated to METTVLDSQNPSKRKWAPAEDIKLVEALVEYHHEKEGSLENKFKLRYLKILEGKISTKLPNASLRVKPHIESRLRTLKREFQVIHEMLIGPNTSGFGWDTIRKCITTENDVWDVYVQSHKGAAACRNKSFPHYEDLCIVYAKDHATGKDAQAPADVVEELEVEKNDDKLDDILEDVDCTQIPTPGSNGEE